One window of Watersipora subatra chromosome 3, tzWatSuba1.1, whole genome shotgun sequence genomic DNA carries:
- the LOC137391532 gene encoding tRNA (guanine-N(7)-)-methyltransferase non-catalytic subunit wdr4-like — MYPVIACTDKYLLVSTLNKTCLLYDLTAEKHLPLVLESTAQKEKEVDLEAKGVVLHAAFSNNSLHFALCNDYKQLLLYSSTTLGENKSSPWKLSSTRSTAKKGVKVEFAPDDKSLVIADKLGVVTQYSVDDPDKEGVILLGHISVLLDCKFICSGQYLATCDRDEKIRISFYPNTFEIQAFCLGHRKHVTSLAEAEPWLVSGSGDGTVKLWDPETGKLLSEHHCHGDRIVQQIVYMKEAKKVICLLNDCNRLLGLSIESNSGNAFFQKHVEEMDLTAPALAFCKYSENSLIVLVNNSKKPLESLSVGINSSSALPCLSSICQHLESLWSSMAGAADLQRAFHADITKMDMLSIEQSGKKLKVDSTHANSSCLPQPT; from the exons ATGTATCCAGTAATCGCATGCACCGACAAATACTTGCTCGTGTCAACTCTTAATAAGACATGCCTGCTGTATGACCTAACAGCCGAAAAGCATCTCCCACTTGTTCTCGAATCCACTGCACAAAAGGAAAAGGAGGTGGATTTAGAAGCCAAGGGCGTGGTACTCCACGCTGCCTTCTCTAACAATAGTCTACATTTTGCTCTCTGCAATGACTACAAACAGCTTCTACTTTATTCCAGTACTACTCTTG GTGAAAACAAATCCTCACCGTGGAAACTTTCAAGCACTAGATCTACGGCTAAAAAAGGGGTCAAGGTTGAGTTTGCACCAGATGACAAAAGCCTTGTGATAGCTGACAAACTAGGAGTAGTTACACAATACTCCGTGGATGATCCAGACAAGGAAGGAGTGATTTTATTAGGTCACATATCTGTCCTCCTTGACTGCAAATTCATCTGTTCTGGCCAGTATCTCGCTACTTGTGATCGTGATGAAAAGATACGCATCAGTTTCTACCCCAACACCTTTGAGATTCAG GCCTTCTGTTTGGGGCATAGGAAGCATGTAACCTCACTAGCAGAGGCAGAACCATGGTTGGTGTCTGGTAGTGGTGATGGAACAGTCAAGCTGTGGGATCCTGAAACTGGCAAGCTTCTCAGTGAGCACCATTGCCATGGTGACAGAATAGTGCAGCAAATTGTATATATGAAAGAGGCGAAAAAAGTCATATGCTTGCTGAATGATTGCAATAGACTCCTTGGCCTCTCAATAGAATCTAACAGTGGCAATGCCTTTTTTCAAAAGCATGTTGAAGAAATGGATTTAACTGCTCCTGCTTTAGCTTTTTGTAAATATTCAGAGAATAGTTTGATCGTGTTAGTAAACAACTCCAAAAAACCTTTGGAGTCATTGTCGGTTGGAATTAATAGCAGTTCCGCTTTGCCATGCCTGTCTAGCATCTGCCAGCACTTGGAGTCTCTGTGGAGTAGCATGGCAGGAGCTGCTGATCTCCAGCGAGCCTTTCACGCCGATATCACCAAGATGGACATGCTCAGCATTGAGCAGAGTGGTAAAAAGCTCAAAGTCGACTCAACACATGCAAATAGTTCATGTTTACCTCAGCCAACTTGA